In Nicotiana tabacum cultivar K326 chromosome 21, ASM71507v2, whole genome shotgun sequence, one DNA window encodes the following:
- the LOC142175348 gene encoding uncharacterized protein LOC142175348, whose amino-acid sequence MVVSSMVMPKYEDPKIIYTPKDIQTDMLSDHGVNLTYMQAWRAKEKALEFLRGHHVDSYSRLPIYFYILEKTYLGSVVKLQKTGDDCFLYALIVLSASIKGWEHCRPVIIVDGTFLKSAYRGIMLTASTIDAAGNILPLAYAVVDLENDASWRWCFEQFKHAYGKIPNICIVSNMNENILKATSTVYTGMSYYACMWHIWTNVRSKFKKGHLKLSELWYRVHAMVNRTWTLTSNIAASLNAVTKDARELPVVKLLEYMRTLLECWANEKLLNAKGTFTYLGKKDNK is encoded by the exons ATGGTAGTTagcagcatggtgatgccaaaatATGAAGATCCTAAGATAATATACACACCAAAAGACATACAAACTGACATGTTGTCGGATCATGGTGTGAACTTAACATACATGCAAGcttggagagcaaaggaaaaggctTTGGAATTTTTGAGAGGTCATCATGTTGACTCCTACAGCCGCTTGCCGATTTATTTCTATATTCTGGAGAAGACTTATCTGGGGTCGGTAGTGAAATTGCAGAAGACTGGAGATGACTGTTTCTTGTATGCACTTATTGTTCTTAGTGCGTCTATCAAGGGTTGGGAACATTGTAGGCCAGTTATAATAGTCGATGGCACCTTCTTGAAGTCGGCATATAGGGGAATAATGCTAACAGCTAGCACAATTGATGCAGCAG GTAACATATTACCGCTAGCATACGCCGTTGTTGATTTAGAAAATGACGCATCATGGAGGTGGTGTTTTGAGCAATTCAAACATGCATATGGTAAAATACCAAATATATGCATTGTTTCGAACATGAATGAGAATATATTGAAGGCAACATCTACCGTTTATACCGGCATGTCATATTATGcttgcatgtggcatatttggacaaatgTAAGGTCAAAGTTCAAGAAAGGTCATCTAAAGTTAAGCGAATT ATGGTATCGGGTACATGCTATGGTGAACAGAACATGGACGCTGACATCAAACATTGCAGCGTCCTTGAATGCAGTAACCAAAGATGCAAGAGAGCTGCCAGTAGTTAAACTATTAGAGTACATGAGGACTCTTCTTGAATGTTGGGCTAATGAAAAGTTATTAAATGCAAAGGGTACGTTCACATACCTTGGGAAAAAAGACAACAAATAG